The DNA sequence TTCCACGGCATCACCGGCACGGTGGTATCGGGCGCGGGACGCGGGCGGCGGATCGGCTTTCCCACCTGCAATCTGGACGACACCGAAGAGACGGTTCCGGCGCCGGGGGTTTACGCCACCATCACGGAATGGCGGGGGAAAAAGTACGGCGGCGCCACGCACATCGGGGGCATTCCCACGTTCGGCATCGACGCGCTCTCCATCGAGACGCATCTTTTCGGGTTCAAGCAGGATGTGCATGGGGAGATTCTTGAGGTGGCGTTCGTCAAACGGCTGCGCGGTATAGAAAAATTCGGATCGGCGGAAGATTTGATGTCGCAGATAGCAAAGGATTGCCTTGCGGCCAAAGAAGCCGTGAAAAGGCTTTTGTGAAAAAGAACAGCCTGACATTTTATGTCGGGATGGCGATATCGCTTGCCTTTCTCGGCTGGGCGGTGGCGAAGCTTGATTTCGCGCAGGCGTTCGCCGCCATTATGCGGCTCAATCCGCTCTGGCTGGTTCCGTACCTGCTTGCCCATTTGGTTACGATATGGCTGCGCGCCGTGCGGCTCCGCCTCATCACCGAACCGGTAACAAAAGCGCCGATGCGAACATTTATTTCCTCAATCTGCATCGGTTTTATGGGGAACATGATTTTTCCGCTGCGGATCGGCGAACTGATCCGCATCTACGTTGTGGCGAAAAAGGAGCGGGTGAGCAAGAGCGGCATCTTCGCCACCATCGTGGTGGAGCGGATTTTCGATATCTTCGCCACCGCCATGCTGGTGGTGGCCGCGGTTTTTTACGCAACGCCGCTAACGGTGGACGCCGCGGTGTGGCGCAATGTTGAACGGGTGGCGGCGGTTTTCGGCGCGGTTTCGCTGGGGGCGGGAGTGGCGGTCTTTCTTGTTGCCAGCGAAGAGGGATTCGCCCTGCGCTGGCTGAACCGGGTTATCCGCGCGCTTCCCGCCGCCGCGGCGGAAAAGATCGAGGGGTTGGTTGCCTCCTTCCGCCAGGGCTTGCAGGTGATGCGGAATGGAAAACATTTCGGGCTAACCGTTCTATATACGGCGGCGCTGTACGCGGCGGCCATAGGGTCTTCGTACCTTGTGTTGCCGCTTTTCGGCATACCGGGGGGATTTGAGCAGGCGCTGGTGCTTTGTGTGTTCACCTTGGCGGGTGTGGCCGTGCCGTCGGCCCCCGGCGCGGTTGGCACGTTTCACGCCGGCGTCATCTTCGCGCTCACGCTTTACGGGGTGGACGCCAACAAAGCGCTTGGCGTGGCGATATTCGTTCACCTCTTTCTGTTCTTTTTTTACCTCGCCACCGGCGGCTGGTACGCCTGGCGCGACAAGATGACCTTTGCCGAACTTCGTCATTCCGCCGATACATGACGATGAAAACGAAGCCGGT is a window from the Nitrospinota bacterium genome containing:
- a CDS encoding flippase-like domain-containing protein produces the protein MKKNSLTFYVGMAISLAFLGWAVAKLDFAQAFAAIMRLNPLWLVPYLLAHLVTIWLRAVRLRLITEPVTKAPMRTFISSICIGFMGNMIFPLRIGELIRIYVVAKKERVSKSGIFATIVVERIFDIFATAMLVVAAVFYATPLTVDAAVWRNVERVAAVFGAVSLGAGVAVFLVASEEGFALRWLNRVIRALPAAAAEKIEGLVASFRQGLQVMRNGKHFGLTVLYTAALYAAAIGSSYLVLPLFGIPGGFEQALVLCVFTLAGVAVPSAPGAVGTFHAGVIFALTLYGVDANKALGVAIFVHLFLFFFYLATGGWYAWRDKMTFAELRHSADT